Proteins encoded in a region of the Anopheles ziemanni chromosome 2, idAnoZiCoDA_A2_x.2, whole genome shotgun sequence genome:
- the LOC131294778 gene encoding uncharacterized protein LOC131294778, whose product MSKSVLLLLNTCVVVFLAGGSQGNDGVAKKTDNCGGNKFAPACIDPQLVAYYDEIVDLPNHPEKLLIDVREPTELAATGRIPTSINIPLKTVRTELTLSPETFEAKYGRQKPTAEDPIIFSCRSGVRAGQAAFEAEQLGFHNVKNYVGSWQEWGPRHGLPFQRRSRYQSFRFFWSCCLGSKMSIATYEEVLDLPNHPEKLLVDVRGPEELAETGKIPTSINIPLDKVKQAFGPETSDEEFARLYGVPKPAPDHYLILSCRTGRRSQMALEAITELGYRNARNYKGSWTEWAAKQGK is encoded by the exons ATGTCTAAATCTGTGCTTTTGTTACTGAACACTTGCGTTGTGGTGTTCCTCGCAGGTGGGTCGCAAGGTAATGATGGAGTGGCTAAAAAGACGGACAACTGTGGAGGAAACAAATTCGCCCCGGCGTGCATTGATCCGCAACTGGTGGCCTACTATGATGAAATAGTTGATCTACCGAATCATCCCGAGAAGCTTCTGATCGACGTTCGCGAGCCTACTGAGTTGGCCGCCACGGGTCGCATTCCGACGAGCATCAACATCCCAT TGAAAACCGTACGAACTGAGCTTACTCTCAGTCCGGAGACATTTGAAGCTAAGTACGGGCGCCAAAAACCTACAGCTGAAGATCCTATCATATTTAGCTGCCGTTCAGGTGTCCGAGCAGGGCAAGCAGCATTTGAGGCCGAACAACTTGGATTCCACAA TGTGAAAAACTATGTTGGCTCATGGCAGGAGTGGGGACCGCGGCATGGCTTGCCC TTTCAACGCCGTTCTAGGTACCAGTCGTTTCGATTCTTTTGGAGTTGCTGTCTCGGAAGTAAGATGTCGATAGCAACATATGAAGAGGTGTTGGATTTGCCCAACCATCCCGAGAAGCTACTGGTCGATGTACGAGGCCCAGAGGAGCTTGCCGAAACGGGAAAGATTCCAACGAGTATCAACATTCCAC TCGATAAAGTGAAACAAGCTTTCGGTCCGGAAACGTCGGATGAGGAGTTTGCAAGGCTTTATGGAGTTCCAAAACCAGCACCTGATCACTATCTTATCCTGTCTTGCCGCACCGGACGTCGTAGTCAGATGGCACTCGAAGCGATCACAGAGTTAGGTTACAGAAA cGCCCGTAACTACAAGGGATCCTGGACGGAATGGGCCGCAAAGCAGGGGAAATGA
- the LOC131282811 gene encoding DNA polymerase theta, whose product MTEFSQSLQLGENTLETLERQLVKPFTPPSVNAADRRTTRSSQGQRTNWQSSTEEVIEESPTNVKGSAELSRQRSVRERLQIISTQSRTRKTSKRTTKRTNSTVAGSQCKDQQVVGATSKDGQSSSHVGEKENIPDGFVPGLPLGCPEGGIKSRTNKALVDSFSRAIELNCVSGDDDPSPEKMARISNNEYDDLFQSSIFSVDAARSQTLQLNQENPKEASYHTLFDQSDFTLDKYDRTTPGQLPPEPTETEHPLRSSLAMMSMSESEQEIFSETVFDRAISSDLMIEEGEEHTGLEESLRVTDSANDTIEDVLLNIENVTFSQPLGPIGSGMYRQHPSSEQSNDVLDLIESDKTGSGQTVQAMLTTIRNTNDSVILSENCNRTQSTSLVKEPREHLDCSMSFDNSNDLRSLASWGLPTTVTDEYAKKGIVELFQWQVDCLSQKEVLLEGKNLVYSAPTSAGKTLVSEFLMAKTIAERKLKVLLILPFVAVAREKMLYLRDLLASSGMRVEGFYGGYHPPGGFESVDLAVCTIEKANSIVNRLLEQSNLSSLGMVVVDEAHLISDPSRGYILELLLTKIRFVAKQNEHRIQVVCMSATLPNIDLLARWLEAELFHTDFRPIELVEMIKIGNTIFGAAPTEGAGQALRVIDGTLLGCPIPNDPDHVALLCLETILEGCSVIVFCPSKDWCEQLAIALASTLHGLRKESHPHRELSERIKGQFDGDRLEEVLLQLRNCPAALDSVLEKTVRYGVAFHHAGLTTDERDIIEASFRDGALRIIVATSTLSSGVNLPARRVIVRTPKFGGRQMSALTYKQMIGRAGRKGRDTLGESVLICSPTEEKIGRELVGTVLPPVRSCLDSENYTHLNRAVLEIIASGSASTTKQLESFVNTTLYSCERGYQFEVDDQLILSAKREQKQPPQPPSNDKDEKSESDPIASCIEFLLEYEFIRLLKDDAGATEEKEDAKMVHLSATRLGHACLAASLPPKDGFLLFSELQKARQCFVLESELHAVYLVTPYSVAYQWQQIDWMDFLDLWEKLPVASKRVGELVGVKESFMVRAMRGTGNLDYRALQIHKRFYTALALLELVNEVPLCTVARKFKCCRGLLQSLQQISATFAGIVTSFCHALHWTLVQLIVSQFRERLFFGVAHELLGLMRIPSLNGQRARLLYDGGIPGLAELANADRLTVEKILYNRTSFEAERLRENENEYDAARRKNLRNLYLTGRAGMTVEEAARLLIQEARTFLQLEHGLENPNWTTQDEAVKTSTTPAETSTVTSTNSVEQQSKRQDQSSNSVLSRVDSSVGCSGQFHNSLLMTDLVRPADNDDRYPKSLRIVDVCADRLDFEQFLKTVNEYDRMSVACGVARDESVPPDSAGDVKIGGHLLKKVPHAAVAFYGRHSKRSFTFDCDLYLAGVGITGCKVGQPKDDTVYYMDLQNGTVIGDEEKRQTIRTLLQKEGLSVTLLDAKDQVKVFYNAGLLRSVGVLEEVLATVQDPRVACWLMQTEEKTLTVEAMIARHCPGLQHAELRWTGQRWISPKWIGYGMNHHSPIDAKQRCAVECLLVDHLMESVLDRLAADGGETLLTCFSSREMPVQLALARCELDGFPVDRPKLCALIAHLKASRERIAEDARKLNGNRRLDFGSSRAVAIALRLAAAGENSKRVRTTRQTLERLDSPLAALVIAYRKIESNLTRTIEPLYRTICPRTGRIHGRSFCYTSTGRITMHEPNLQTVVKDFDVPCSPIAERFSCRSTFICSHPGVVLLSADFCQLELCILTHLSQDRRLMEALSNDSKGKRDVFRSLAARWNRLDKEADVSEELRNRTKAIVYGVIYGMGVRSMAAELQIDEDAARTLMEQFHASYPDIRRYTERVVQLTRQLGYIETLTGRRRYLPAINSPDSSERAEAERQAVCTTIQGSAADILKNAIVRMVRNLRKYRDVLDLSTIRLVLHLHDELIYEVPRGQLPKVAKILRSSMENCAKLSVPLRVKLKAGSSWGKLEELSL is encoded by the exons ATGACCGAATTTTCACAGTCACTGCAGCTTGGCGAGAACACTTTGGAAACATTGGAACGACAGCTTGTGAAACCATTTACGCCTCCATCGGTTAACGCGGCGGATCGACGCACAACTCGATCATCACAGGGTCAGCGGACAAATTGGCAAAGTAGCACCGAAGAGGTGATCGAGGAATCACCAACAAATGTGAAAGGTTCGGCAGAACTCTCCCGGCAGCGCAGTGTTCGGGAACGATTGCAGATCATTTCCACTCAGAGCAGGACACGCAAAACTAGCAAACGAACAACCAAGCGTACAAACTCCACAGTCGCCGGAAGTCAGTGTAAAGACCAACAGGTTGTTGGTGCTACCAGTAAGGATGGACAATCTTCGTCCCATGtcggagaaaaggaaaacataccgGACGGTTTTGTACCCGGGCTGCCGTTGGGATGCCCAGAGGGTGGCATCAAGTCTCGTACAAACAAAGCCCTAGTTGATTCGTTTTCACGAGCAATAGAATTGAACTGCGTTTCTGGGGACGATGATCCGTCCCCAGAAAAGATGGCTCGCATAAGTAATAATGAGTACGATGATCTGTTCCAGAGCAGCATCTTTTCGGTGGATGCAGCACGCAGTCAAACACTTCAATTAAATCAGGAAAATCCCAAAGAAGCAAGCTATCACACTCTGTTTGATCAAAGCGACTTCACTCTCGATAAGTATGATCGAACAACGCCTGGTCAATTGCCTCCCGAGCCTACTGAGACTGAACATCCTTTGCGGTCATCACTTGCCATGATGAGCATGAGCGAAAGCGAACaggaaattttcagtgaaacaGTTTTCGATCGTGCTATCTCTAGTGATCTTATGATCGAGGAAGGAGAAGAGCATACGGGCCTGGAGGAATCCTTACGCGTAACAGACTCGGCAAACGATACGATCGAGGATGTATTGTTGAACATTGAGAATGTCACATTTTCCCAACCACTGGGTCCGATAGGATCAGGGATGTATCGTCAACATCCGAGCAGTGAACAGTCGAATGATGTCCTCGATTTAATCGAATCCGATAAGACCGGCAGCGGCCAAACGGTTCAAGCAATGTTGACGACAATCCGAAACACTAACGATAGTGTTATCTTGTCTGAAAATTGCAATCGAACGCAAAGTACCAGTTTGGTTAAGGAACCTCGAGAGCATCTCGACTGTAGTATGAGCTTCGATAATTCGAATGATTTGCGATCACTTGCAAGCTGGGGTCTTCCGACTACTGTTACGGATGAATACGCCAAGAAGGGGATTGTTGAATTGTTTCAATGGCAAGTGGATTGTTTGTCACAGAAAGAG GTTCTTTTGGAAGGCAAAAACCTTGTTTATAGTGCGCCAACATCGGCCGGTAAGACGCTGGTGAGCGAATTCCTCATGGCTAAAACGATTGCCGAACGAAAGTTGAAAGTTTTGCTGATCTTACCATTTGTGGCTGTTGCGCGTGAAAAGATGCTCTACCTTAGGGACCTTCTAGCATCGAGTGGGATGCGTGTGGAAGGGTTCTACGGAGGTTATCATCCACCTGGGGGCTTCGAGTCGGTCGATCTTGCAGTCTGCACGATTGAGAAAGCCAATTCCATCGTAAATCGGCTGCTGGAGCAATCAAACCTTTCCTCGCTCGGGATGGTGGTAGTAGATGAAGCCCATCTCATTTCCGATCCATCGCGGGGTTACATACTGGAGCTGCTGCTAACAAAGATCCGTTTCGTGGCCAAACAGAACGAGCATCGAATACAAGTTGTCTGCATGTCGGCCACATTGCCCAACATCGATCTGCTCGCTCGATGGTTGGAGGCTGAACTCTTTCATACCGATTTTCGTCCCATCGAGTTGgtggaaatgataaaaattggAAATACCATCTTCGGAGCCGCACCGACTGAGGGAGCAGGGCAGGCTTTACGGGTGATCGATGGCACTTTGTTGGGTTGTCCGATACCCAACGATCCTGACCACGTGGCCCTCCTATGCCTGGAAACGATTCTCGAAGGATGCTCAGTAATAGTATTCTGTCCCTCGAAAGACTGGTGTGAACAGTTGGCTATTGCACTCGCCAGTACACTTCATGGCCTGCGAAAGGAATCGCATCCTCACCGAGAGCTGAGCGAAAGGATAAAGGGACAGTTTGATGGAGACCGACTGGAGGAAGTTTTGCTGCAACTTCGCAACTGTCCTGCGGCGTTAGATAGCGTTCTGGAGAAAACTGTAAGGTACGGTGTCGCATTCCATCACGCCGGGTTGACAACGGACGAGCGGGACATCATCGAGGCGTCCTTTCGGGACGGTGCGCTGAGGATTATCGTTGCCACCAGCACGTTAAGCAGTGGCGTGAATCTTCCTGCACGGCGTGTCATTGTACGAACACCCAAATTCGGTGGCCGCCAGATGAGTGCCCTCACCTACAAACAGATGATTGGGCGAGCGGGAAGAAAAGGGCGCGATACGTTAGGAGAATCTGTGCTGATCTGTTCCCCGACAGAGGAAAAGATTGGTCGCGAGCTCGTAGGGACCGTCCTGCCTCCGGTTCGATCGTGTTTGGATAGTGAGAATTAT ACTCACCTAAATAGAGCCGTGTTAGAAATAATTGCATCGGGTAGTGCGAGCACCACGAAGCAATTGGAATCATTCGTTAACACGACTCTGTACAGCTGCGAACGAGGGTATCAATTCGAAGTGGATGATCAACTAATACTTAGTGCAAAACGAGAGCAGAAACAACCGCCCCAACCTCCTTCTAACGATAAAGATGAAAAGAGCGAATCGGATCCGATCGCTTCATGTATAGAATTTTTACTAGAGTACGAATTTATTCGACTACTAAAGGACGATGCAGGAGcgacagaagaaaaagaagatgcCAAGATGGTTCACCTCTCTGCCACCCGCCTCGGCCATGCGTGTCTTGCTGCGTCCCTCCCTCCAAAGGATGGGTTCCTCCTGTTTAGCGAACTACAAAAAGCACGCCAGTGCTTTGTGTTGGAATCGGAATTGCACGCGGTCTACCTTGTCACGCCATACTCGGTGGCGTACCAATGGCAACAGATAGATTGGATGGATTTCCTCGACCTCTGGGAAAAGCTGCCGGTGGCTTCCAAGCGCGTCGGTGAGCTGGTCGGTGTGAAAGAATCGTTCATGGTACGGGCCATGCGTGGCACCGGGAATTTGGACTACCGTGCGCTACAAATACACAAACGGTTCTACACCGCGCTAGCGTTGCTCGAGCTGGTCAACGAGGTGCCTCTGTGTACGGTCGCAAGAAAGTTCAAGTGTTGTCGAGGATTGCTGCAAAGTCTGCAGCAAATATCAGCCACATTTGCCGGCATCGTGACGTCTTTTTGCCATGCGCTCCACTGGACGTTGGTGCAGCTGATCGTAAGCCAGTTCCGAGAGCGTCTGTTTTTCGGCGTCGCACATGAGCTGTTGGGTTTGATGAGAATACCTTCCCTGAACGGACAAAGGGCTCGGTTGTTGTACGATGGTGGCATTCCCGGACTGGCGGAGCTCGCTAACGCCGATCGGTTGACGGTCGAGAAGATCCTCTACAATCGTACCAGCTTCGAAGCGGAGCGATTgcgtgaaaatgaaaacgagtACGATGCAGCCAGGCGCAAAAATCTACGTAATCTGTACCTCACCGGGCGAGCCGGTATGACGGTAGAGGAAGCGGCTCGGTTGCTTATACAGGAAGCGCGTACCTTTCTCCAGCTAGAGCATGGATTAGAAAATCCCAATTGGACAACCCAAGACGAGGCAGTCAAAACGTCTACTACACCGGCGGAAACTTCAACAGTGACGTCGACTAACTCTGTTGAACAGCAATCTAAAAGGCAAGACCAATCATCCAACAGTGTCCTCTCTCGGGTAGATTCTTCGGTGGGTTGCTCGGGGCAGTTCCACAACTCGCTTCTGATGACCGATCTTGTACGACCCGCAGACAATGACGATCGCTACCCGAAGTCTCTTCGAATCGTGGATGTTTGTGCTGATCGCCTCGATTTCGAACAATTTCTCAAGACCGTTAACGAGTACGATCGCATGTCGGTTGCTTGCGGTGTTGCACGGGACGAAAGTGTTCCACCTGATAGTGCAGGGGATGTTAAAATTGGGGGCCACCTTCTGAAGAAGGTTCCACACGCTGCGGTGGCGTTCTATGGAAGACACAGCAAGCGATCGTTTACTTTCGATTGTGATCTCTACCTGGCCGGTGTTGGCATCACGGGTTGTAAGGTTGGACAGCCGAAAGACGACACCGTGTACTACATGGATTTGCAAAACGGCACAGTGATCGGTGACGAGGAAAAACGGCAAACAATACGAACATTGCTCCAGAAGGAGGGGCTTTCCGTCACGCTGCTAGACGCCAAGGATCAAGTGAAGGTATTCTATAACGCTGGTTTGCTCCGAAGCGTTGGCGTTTTGGAGGAAGTTCTCGCCACAGTACAAGACCCGCGAGTAGCTTGCTGGTTGATGCAGACGGAGGAGAAAACGTTGACGGTGGAAGCCATGATTGCGCGACACTGTCCCGGGTTGCAACACGCAGAGCTCAGGTGGACCGGACAGCGCTGGATATCACCGAAATGGATCGGCTACGGGATGAATCATCACAGCCCCATCGATGCCAAACAACG GTGTGCAGTAGAATGTCTTCTTGTCGATCACCTGATGGAATCGGTACTCGATCGACTCGCAGCAGACGGTGGTGAAACGCTCCTGACGTGCTTTTCATCCAGAGAGATGCCCGTCCAGCTGGCCCTGGCCCGTTGTGAACTGGACGGATTTCCGGTCGATCGGCCGAAGCTCTGCGCGCTGATTGCACACCTTAAAGCGTCCCGCGAACGGATTGCAGAGGACGCACGCAAACTAAACGGCAACCGACGGCTCGATTTTGGATCATCACGTGCGGTGGCCATTGCCTTACGGCTAGCCGCAGCCGGCGAGAATAGTAAGCGGGTCCGCACGACACGGCAAACCCTCGAACGCCTTGATTCACCTTTGGCGGCGCTGGTGATTGCGTATCGCAAGATCGAGAGTAATCTGACGCGCACGATCGAGCCTCTCTACCGTACGATTTGCCCGCGAACGGGCCGCATTCATGGGCGCAGCTTCTGCTACACTTCGACCGGGCGAATCACGATGCACGAACCAAACCTGCAGACGGTGGTGAAAGACTTTGATGTGCCCTGTTCCCCGATTGCGGAGCGATTTAGCTGCCGAAGCACGTTCATCTGCAGCCATCCGGGCGTGGTGTTGCTGTCGGCCGACTTTTGCCAACTAGAGCTGTGCATCCTCACGCACCTTTCGCAGGATCGCCGTCTAATGGAAGCATTGAGCAATGATTCTAAGGGGAAAAGAGATGTCTTTCGATCGCTTGCCGCTCGGTGGAACCGACTAGACAAGGAAGCGGATGTATCCGAAGAGCTACGGAATCGCACCAAGGCGATTGTATACGGCGTTATCTACGGTATGGGCGTGCGGTCAATGGCAGCCGAGCTGCAGATCGATGAAGATGCTGCTCGAACGCTGATGGAGCAATTTCATGCGTCCTACCCGGACATCCGGCGCTACACGGAGCGGGTCGTGCAATTAACCCGACAGCTCGGCTACATTGAGACGCTAACCGGGCGCAGACGCTACCTGCCCGCCATCAACAGTCCTGACAGTAGCGAACGGGCCGAGGCGGAGCGGCAGGCCGTATGCACCACGATCCAGGGCTCTGCCGCCGACATCCTCAAGAACGCGATCGTGCGCATGGTACGCAATCTGCGCAAGTACCGTGACGTGCTTGATCTCAGTACGATCCGGCTAGTGTTGCATTTACACGACGAGCTCATCTACGAAGTACCGCGCGGTCAGCTTCCCAAGGTCGCCAAAATACTCCGTTCGAGCATGGAGAACTGCGCCAAGCTGAGCGTTCCGTTGCGGGTGAAACTGAAGGCTGGAAGCAGCTGGGGAAAACTAGAAGAATTGTCATTGTGA